One Natronolimnobius sp. AArcel1 DNA window includes the following coding sequences:
- the glpK gene encoding glycerol kinase GlpK, with product MTANTYVGAIDQGTTGTRFIIFDHSGTVIANAYEKHEQYYPEPGWVEHDAMEIWENTKAVTTQALGQAGISPEQLEAIGVTNQRETTVLWDADTGKPVHNAIVWQDRRTTERVEELEEEGKVEEIREKTGLEADAYFAATKAEWLLEEGDPIKMERARPADVRDRAEDGDVLFGTIDSWLIYNLTGEHITEVTNASRTMLYNIHDLEWDDELLEEFSIPEAMLPEVRPSSDEDTYGTTDPEGFLEAEIPVAGALGDQQAALFGQTCFDAGDAKNTYGTGSFFLMNTGNEAVTSDHGLLTTIGFQRSGEDVQYALEGAIFVTGAAIEWLEDVDLIDDPTETAELARSVDSTDGVYVVPAFTGLGAPHWDQRARGTIVGMTRGTGKEHIVRATLESIAYQTRDVAEAMEADSGIEMSSLKVDGGAVKNNFLCQLQSDIIGSEIVRPIVDETTALGSAYAAGLAVGYWDDLEELRNNWRVDREFEPTMNRTRADRKYDRWSDAVERSRGWAQENA from the coding sequence ATGACAGCAAACACCTACGTTGGCGCGATTGATCAGGGAACGACCGGCACGCGATTCATCATCTTCGACCACAGCGGGACGGTCATCGCGAACGCCTACGAAAAGCACGAACAGTACTACCCGGAACCCGGTTGGGTCGAACACGACGCAATGGAGATCTGGGAGAACACCAAAGCCGTCACGACCCAGGCGCTCGGCCAGGCCGGCATCAGCCCCGAGCAACTCGAGGCCATCGGCGTGACCAATCAGCGTGAAACGACGGTGCTGTGGGACGCAGATACCGGCAAACCAGTCCACAACGCCATCGTCTGGCAGGATCGGCGGACAACCGAACGCGTGGAAGAACTCGAGGAAGAGGGCAAAGTCGAGGAGATTCGAGAGAAGACCGGCCTCGAGGCTGACGCTTATTTCGCGGCGACGAAAGCCGAGTGGCTCTTAGAAGAAGGCGACCCGATCAAGATGGAGCGCGCGCGGCCAGCAGACGTTCGCGACCGCGCAGAGGACGGCGACGTGCTCTTTGGCACCATCGATAGCTGGCTGATCTACAACCTTACCGGCGAGCACATCACCGAGGTCACGAACGCCTCGCGAACGATGCTGTACAATATCCACGACCTCGAGTGGGACGACGAGTTACTCGAGGAGTTTTCGATTCCCGAGGCGATGCTCCCTGAGGTTCGGCCCTCGAGCGACGAGGACACCTACGGCACGACCGATCCCGAGGGCTTCCTCGAGGCCGAAATTCCCGTCGCGGGCGCACTCGGCGACCAGCAGGCGGCGCTGTTCGGTCAGACCTGCTTCGATGCTGGCGACGCGAAGAACACCTACGGCACCGGTTCCTTCTTCCTGATGAACACCGGCAACGAGGCCGTCACGTCCGATCACGGCCTGTTGACGACCATCGGTTTCCAACGCTCCGGCGAGGACGTCCAGTACGCCCTCGAGGGCGCGATTTTCGTCACCGGCGCAGCCATCGAGTGGCTCGAGGACGTCGACCTGATCGACGATCCCACTGAAACCGCAGAACTTGCCCGCAGCGTCGACTCGACGGACGGCGTCTACGTCGTCCCGGCCTTTACTGGCCTTGGCGCACCCCACTGGGATCAGCGCGCCCGCGGCACTATCGTCGGGATGACTCGCGGCACTGGTAAGGAACACATCGTTCGAGCGACGCTCGAGTCGATTGCCTACCAGACGCGCGACGTGGCCGAAGCGATGGAGGCCGATTCGGGCATCGAGATGTCCTCGCTGAAAGTCGACGGCGGCGCGGTCAAGAACAACTTCCTCTGTCAGCTCCAGTCTGACATCATCGGCTCGGAGATTGTCCGCCCCATCGTCGACGAGACGACCGCGCTCGGATCGGCCTACGCCGCCGGCCTCGCCGTTGGCTACTGGGATGACCTCGAAGAACTGCGCAACAACTGGCGCGTCGACCGGGAGTTCGAGCCGACGATGAACCGGACTCGTGCCGACCGGAAGTACGACCGTTGGAGCGACGCCGTCGAACGCTCGCGTGGCTGGGCTCAAGAAAATGCATAA
- a CDS encoding HAD-IIB family hydrolase, producing MATADDPPLILDIDGTLTRPDGWGIDPRIFDPIREWDAPVVIATGKAFPYPVALCHFAGVPEFVVAENGGVVYTGDDVYFTADRDAAQAVAEAYRAAGYELGWGEEDTVNRWRETEIAINLEQPIEPLREIAADYGLDVIDTGYAYHVKDADPNKGDGVEVIADHVGFDLENAVAVGDSINDVSSFAVAGRSFAVSNADPDAKAAADEVLEEPHADGTLAVLDRVRERHE from the coding sequence ATGGCCACGGCCGACGATCCGCCGCTCATCCTCGACATCGACGGCACGCTGACTCGCCCCGACGGCTGGGGCATCGATCCGCGCATTTTTGACCCGATCCGCGAGTGGGACGCCCCCGTCGTAATCGCCACCGGGAAGGCCTTTCCCTACCCCGTTGCACTCTGTCACTTCGCGGGCGTGCCGGAATTCGTCGTCGCCGAAAACGGCGGCGTCGTCTACACCGGCGACGACGTCTACTTCACTGCCGACCGCGACGCTGCTCAGGCCGTCGCCGAAGCGTACCGCGCCGCCGGCTACGAGTTGGGCTGGGGCGAGGAAGACACCGTCAACCGCTGGCGCGAAACTGAAATCGCAATCAATCTCGAGCAACCCATCGAACCACTTCGTGAAATCGCCGCCGACTATGGGTTAGACGTGATCGACACCGGCTACGCCTACCACGTCAAAGACGCCGACCCGAACAAGGGCGACGGCGTCGAAGTTATCGCTGACCACGTTGGTTTCGACCTCGAGAACGCGGTCGCTGTCGGCGATTCGATCAACGACGTCTCATCCTTCGCGGTCGCCGGCCGCAGTTTCGCGGTTTCGAACGCCGATCCAGATGCGAAAGCCGCCGCGGATGAAGTACTCGAGGAGCCACACGCTGACGGAACGCTGGCAGTGCTCGATCGCGTTCGGGAACGCCATGAGTGA
- a CDS encoding iron-containing alcohol dehydrogenase, whose protein sequence is MFDGIGSIDDVNSVGSPNDIRYGMGATAELESYAAAEGLESVLLVTDEGVLEAGAADPVIDALEDAGLEVSIYDGVQPEPKLALAEAAAAQLEQTGADAVVGIGGGSSLDTAKLASALAAHDEPVREMLGMGNVPGPGRPTILLPTTAGTGSEVTHIGVFADGEDDGNKKVVYSTHLYADLALIDPELTRSLPPGVAAATGMDALTHAIEAYTSTLRTPYTDGLARHAIELTGEHLREAVHQGEHNDDARYGMSLAAMLGGQAFVNSGLGAVHALTYPLGTECGLGHGLANAVLLPHVIEYNVPAEPERFADVATLLGVPERDDETTLERAHRCVDAVKALNDDIGIPNQIRNLEADVDESQFDAFADIALEHSQHNIDRNPRRMDKEDIIDVFELAY, encoded by the coding sequence ATGTTCGATGGGATCGGATCAATCGACGACGTCAACAGCGTCGGCAGTCCGAACGACATTCGCTACGGGATGGGGGCAACAGCCGAACTCGAGAGCTACGCGGCCGCGGAAGGCCTCGAGTCAGTACTGCTCGTCACAGACGAAGGCGTTCTCGAGGCCGGCGCAGCCGACCCAGTGATCGACGCGCTCGAGGATGCGGGCCTCGAGGTGTCGATTTACGATGGCGTCCAACCGGAGCCGAAACTTGCGCTCGCGGAGGCAGCGGCCGCGCAACTCGAGCAGACGGGCGCAGACGCTGTGGTGGGAATCGGCGGCGGAAGCAGTCTCGATACGGCGAAACTCGCCTCAGCGCTCGCTGCACACGACGAGCCGGTTCGCGAGATGCTCGGGATGGGGAACGTCCCAGGTCCCGGCCGACCAACCATCTTGCTGCCGACGACGGCGGGGACGGGCAGCGAGGTCACGCACATCGGTGTTTTCGCGGACGGGGAAGACGACGGCAACAAGAAAGTCGTCTACTCCACGCACCTCTATGCCGATCTGGCACTCATCGACCCTGAACTGACGCGCTCGCTCCCGCCAGGCGTCGCGGCCGCGACCGGCATGGACGCACTCACCCACGCCATCGAGGCCTACACCTCGACGCTGCGGACGCCCTACACCGACGGCCTTGCCCGCCACGCCATCGAACTCACTGGCGAGCACCTCCGCGAAGCGGTCCATCAGGGCGAGCACAACGACGACGCCCGCTACGGCATGAGCCTCGCGGCGATGCTCGGCGGCCAGGCGTTCGTTAACTCCGGGCTCGGGGCCGTCCACGCGCTCACCTACCCGCTTGGTACCGAGTGCGGCCTCGGCCACGGGCTAGCAAACGCCGTCCTCCTGCCCCACGTCATCGAGTACAACGTCCCCGCCGAACCCGAGCGTTTCGCCGACGTTGCAACCTTGCTTGGCGTTCCCGAGCGCGACGACGAGACGACCCTCGAGCGCGCCCACCGATGCGTCGACGCGGTCAAAGCGCTCAACGACGATATCGGCATTCCGAACCAGATCCGCAACCTCGAGGCCGACGTCGACGAGTCGCAGTTCGACGCCTTCGCAGACATTGCACTCGAGCACTCCCAGCATAACATCGACCGGAACCCACGCCGGATGGACAAAGAAGATATTATCGACGTCTTCGAGCTGGCGTACTGA
- a CDS encoding AAC(3) family N-acetyltransferase, whose amino-acid sequence MTELGHLPRTLWCTGKYYVKKKTETETVGSVDPALFEQVLSQYDEDVVFVHAGLSDVSDAFETDPYEFLFDTLTSQFESVLVPGFTPSFRDTGVYDKRESVPQIGAFSRCFLKDAQYRTDDAIHSILVHGSYRFDDCDHHKTFGADGCFAKLDADNVLVVNVGTPWLISTQLHYIEMASNPPYAELADTTGEIRYADGEREQITQTSFDKNEYVYYWNREKIREDAKAAGVLEHHSLNGLTVMAFRTNDLAQFLEPKLEADPYYLVQ is encoded by the coding sequence ATGACGGAGCTTGGTCATCTTCCACGGACGCTGTGGTGTACCGGGAAGTACTACGTCAAAAAGAAAACCGAGACCGAGACGGTTGGGTCAGTCGATCCCGCGCTGTTCGAACAGGTACTCTCCCAGTACGACGAGGATGTCGTGTTCGTTCACGCAGGGCTGAGCGATGTTTCGGATGCGTTCGAGACGGACCCCTACGAGTTCCTGTTTGATACGCTCACCTCGCAGTTTGAATCGGTGCTTGTGCCGGGGTTCACTCCCTCGTTTCGCGATACTGGCGTGTACGACAAACGCGAATCGGTCCCCCAAATCGGCGCGTTCTCGCGCTGTTTTCTCAAGGATGCACAGTACCGAACGGACGATGCAATCCACTCGATTCTGGTCCATGGCTCATACCGCTTTGACGATTGCGACCATCACAAGACGTTCGGCGCGGACGGTTGTTTCGCGAAACTCGATGCGGACAACGTGCTCGTGGTGAACGTCGGTACGCCGTGGTTAATCAGTACGCAACTGCACTACATCGAGATGGCCTCGAATCCACCCTACGCCGAACTCGCCGATACGACCGGCGAAATCCGCTACGCCGACGGCGAACGCGAACAGATTACCCAGACGAGTTTCGATAAGAACGAGTACGTCTATTACTGGAACCGCGAAAAGATCCGCGAAGACGCCAAAGCGGCCGGCGTCCTTGAGCATCACTCGCTCAACGGACTCACTGTAATGGCGTTTCGGACCAACGACCTCGCACAGTTCCTCGAGCCGAAACTCGAGGCGGATCCGTACTATCTGGTCCAGTAG
- the twy1 gene encoding 4-demethylwyosine synthase TYW1, whose translation MSDSDAGPNQVDSPDYHSENHTAAQTCGWTANALRGEGRCYKNIWYGIESHRCIQMTPVVKCNERCVFCWRDHRGHAYELDDVEWDDPDAVADASLELQKKLLSGFGGNDEVPRERFEEAMEPRHVAISLDGEPTLYPYLPELLEAFHERDITTFLVSNGTNPDVLRECNPTQLYVSVDAPERHTFDQVVKAVDDDAWDRLLETMAVLREKDDTRTVLRTTLVNGENMHHPDWYAGFYDLADPDFIELKAYMHVGHSRGRLDRSSMPDHEEVMAFAEAVGEYMPEFSEVKGVPPSRVALLSKTDDTWVPKLKKDSEFWARDPVTGD comes from the coding sequence ATGAGCGATTCTGACGCAGGGCCGAATCAGGTTGATTCGCCTGACTACCACAGCGAGAACCACACGGCCGCCCAGACCTGTGGCTGGACGGCCAACGCACTCCGAGGCGAAGGACGGTGTTACAAAAACATCTGGTACGGCATCGAGTCACACCGCTGCATCCAGATGACACCAGTCGTCAAGTGCAACGAACGCTGCGTCTTCTGCTGGCGCGACCACCGAGGCCACGCCTACGAACTGGACGACGTCGAGTGGGACGACCCCGACGCCGTCGCCGACGCCTCCCTCGAGTTACAGAAGAAACTGCTCTCTGGCTTTGGCGGCAACGATGAGGTCCCCCGCGAACGCTTCGAGGAGGCCATGGAGCCACGTCACGTTGCCATCTCACTCGACGGTGAACCGACGCTCTACCCGTATCTCCCCGAACTACTCGAGGCGTTCCACGAGCGCGATATCACGACCTTTCTCGTCTCGAACGGCACGAACCCGGATGTGCTCCGAGAGTGCAATCCCACCCAGCTGTATGTCAGCGTCGACGCCCCCGAGCGCCACACGTTCGATCAGGTCGTCAAAGCCGTCGATGACGACGCCTGGGACCGCCTGCTCGAGACGATGGCTGTCCTGCGAGAGAAAGATGACACCCGAACCGTCCTGCGGACGACGCTCGTCAACGGCGAGAACATGCACCACCCCGACTGGTACGCCGGCTTCTACGACCTAGCCGATCCCGATTTCATCGAACTCAAAGCGTACATGCACGTCGGCCACTCTCGAGGCCGTCTCGACCGCTCATCGATGCCTGACCACGAGGAGGTCATGGCGTTCGCAGAGGCAGTTGGGGAGTACATGCCCGAGTTTAGCGAGGTCAAAGGTGTGCCGCCGTCTCGCGTCGCGCTCCTGTCGAAGACCGACGATACGTGGGTGCCCAAATTGAAGAAGGACAGCGAGTTCTGGGCGCGCGATCCGGTCACCGGCGACTGA
- a CDS encoding TetR/AcrR family transcriptional regulator, with translation MKGFSDDERERIRADLIESGRALFIQFGLERTRIKDITEEVDIGTSTFYRFFDSKEHLYTEVLYREIDRFTTELEGKITAESDPREQVRVALTQSFEEVESNPIIKNLIIEDEVRTLQTQLSEEKRREVSAEFENVFVATDEWVELETFKYDDPTVVNEFFRTLAFSTRYKDVHSRETSPGYPEIRDELIDTIVDGLFDDSG, from the coding sequence ATGAAGGGATTCAGCGACGATGAACGGGAACGAATTAGAGCCGACCTGATCGAGTCGGGCCGAGCGTTATTTATCCAGTTCGGGTTAGAGCGAACTCGCATCAAAGACATCACCGAGGAAGTCGATATCGGAACGAGTACATTCTATCGGTTTTTCGATTCGAAGGAACACCTCTACACGGAAGTCCTCTACAGAGAAATCGATCGATTCACAACGGAACTCGAGGGGAAAATTACGGCTGAATCTGACCCGCGCGAACAGGTTCGCGTCGCGCTCACACAGTCGTTCGAGGAAGTGGAGTCGAATCCGATTATAAAGAACCTCATCATCGAAGACGAGGTCAGGACGCTCCAAACACAGTTGTCGGAAGAAAAACGACGGGAGGTCTCCGCCGAGTTCGAGAACGTCTTTGTGGCAACGGACGAGTGGGTCGAGCTAGAGACGTTCAAATACGACGATCCGACAGTCGTCAACGAGTTCTTTCGAACCCTCGCTTTCAGTACTCGATACAAAGATGTGCACTCTCGAGAGACGTCACCCGGGTATCCTGAAATCAGAGACGAGTTGATCGATACGATTGTTGACGGCCTGTTCGACGACTCCGGCTGA
- a CDS encoding COG1361 S-layer family protein: MTLRSTGTVVMVLLLVTSGVFAGGVGTVAADDDENGDDGEELDPDEIEEAAYEEGLEMGEQMAMSQMQGSSPPPAHGEPDLDVHVPSPIVQPGETNEVPLVITNDGEFERGTDESRDAVTTARNVEVEADADDTPLTVKSGTMAVGSVPDGQPNDGAQLALDVPDDIDAGTYSIDLDVSYSYTWRTTSGSSVYEDSETDSMTIDVVVDDDARFDIVDVSTDAQIGDSGTLTADVKNTGNETASNVNVALESMSSGFLFGDLEQETTTEQDTAMIDELEPNETAPVKYDVSVMPGTSERYYMLDGTVSFETPDGLQRADESPTTGVTPLAEQQFSIDDVDSSLHVGEDGYLYGVVTNDGPSKAENVVVQYTDDSQTVIPIEPSIAVGSLEPGESEAFSMPLDVSSEAEPIDRTIDVGVQYRTADFEQRLYEDLEVVTTVNEQRDEFEVDVLDRELTAGDEEQITVDVTNNLDETVTDVEASLFASDPLDSNDDEAFVQELEPGETVTMTFQLEAGDDAAEKTYPISFDFRYDDASGTSQLSDTTRVAIDVTEGGGGLPIGAIATVTLLSLGAGAYIFQRR; this comes from the coding sequence ATGACGCTCAGGTCGACCGGTACTGTCGTGATGGTCTTGCTGTTAGTCACCTCCGGCGTGTTCGCTGGCGGCGTTGGAACGGTAGCCGCTGATGATGATGAAAATGGAGACGACGGTGAAGAACTTGATCCCGATGAAATTGAGGAAGCGGCGTACGAGGAAGGCCTCGAGATGGGCGAGCAGATGGCAATGTCTCAAATGCAAGGCTCGAGCCCACCGCCAGCGCACGGCGAACCGGACCTCGATGTTCACGTCCCGAGCCCAATTGTGCAGCCCGGCGAGACCAATGAAGTCCCCCTCGTCATCACGAACGATGGCGAGTTCGAGCGCGGGACCGACGAGTCGCGCGACGCCGTGACGACGGCGCGAAACGTCGAAGTCGAGGCCGATGCAGATGACACACCACTGACCGTCAAAAGCGGAACGATGGCGGTTGGCTCCGTTCCGGATGGACAACCAAACGACGGTGCCCAACTCGCACTGGACGTGCCCGATGACATTGACGCTGGCACGTACTCGATCGACCTCGATGTGTCCTATTCGTACACGTGGCGCACAACCTCGGGGAGTAGCGTCTACGAAGACTCCGAAACGGACTCGATGACGATCGATGTCGTCGTCGACGACGATGCGCGATTCGACATCGTCGATGTCTCGACCGACGCACAGATTGGCGACTCAGGAACGCTAACGGCCGATGTGAAAAACACCGGCAACGAAACCGCTTCGAACGTCAACGTTGCCCTCGAGTCGATGAGCAGCGGGTTCCTGTTTGGCGATCTGGAACAGGAAACGACCACAGAACAGGATACCGCGATGATCGACGAACTCGAGCCGAATGAGACGGCACCGGTAAAATACGATGTCTCAGTGATGCCGGGAACGTCAGAACGGTATTACATGCTTGACGGCACCGTCTCGTTCGAGACGCCGGACGGACTCCAACGCGCAGATGAAAGCCCGACTACGGGTGTGACGCCGCTTGCAGAACAGCAATTCAGCATCGACGATGTCGACTCGTCCCTGCACGTTGGCGAAGACGGCTATCTGTACGGCGTCGTCACGAACGACGGGCCGAGCAAAGCAGAAAACGTCGTCGTCCAGTACACAGACGACTCACAGACGGTAATCCCAATCGAACCGAGCATCGCTGTTGGCTCGCTCGAGCCGGGCGAATCCGAGGCGTTCAGCATGCCACTTGATGTCAGTAGCGAAGCCGAGCCAATCGACAGGACAATCGACGTCGGTGTGCAGTACCGGACTGCTGACTTCGAACAGCGACTGTACGAGGATCTCGAGGTCGTCACGACGGTAAACGAACAGCGGGACGAGTTTGAGGTCGATGTTCTCGATCGTGAGCTTACCGCTGGCGACGAAGAACAGATCACTGTCGACGTGACGAACAACCTCGACGAAACGGTCACAGACGTCGAAGCGAGCCTGTTTGCCAGCGATCCACTCGACAGCAACGATGACGAGGCGTTCGTTCAAGAACTCGAGCCGGGCGAAACCGTGACGATGACGTTCCAGTTGGAAGCGGGTGATGACGCGGCTGAGAAAACGTATCCGATCTCATTCGACTTCCGATACGATGATGCATCCGGCACGAGCCAACTGTCCGATACGACTCGAGTGGCGATCGACGTCACCGAAGGCGGCGGTGGCCTGCCGATTGGTGCGATTGCAACGGTAACGCTTCTCAGTCTCGGTGCAGGCGCATACATCTTTCAGAGGAGATAA
- a CDS encoding RND family transporter, with amino-acid sequence MTDLSERIERATERLNETIVSRPKTVVMVFLVLTAVFAAGIPLIETETDATDAFTEDLAEQQAYDAIEEEFTGPFTTDGESTQLIHTSSDVLTREELLASVTVLEAIDDQSDLRMESASGPGPTVAEAIDEDAQTPTEQRQVLESTTDREVRETVRALGEEPEFAGLLADDFNEGEPAASASITVVSHDVPEEFGEEDLTDIQLEVESIAEDESADIVVFGEGVMFDEFENVIVDSLAIVMPIVVLLMLAFLIAAYRDPIDLSLGLFSLLLTVVWTFGFLGYAGIPFDQQLIAVPVLLLAVGVDFGIHIINRYREETVQGYEPLTAMRTANNQLMIAFIIVTVTSVFGFGANVVSDLEPIQNMGIASGIGMVFTFLIFGILLPSMKLLVDDLRERYGVPEFNSTPIASEDSSLGNILTLPVKASQYAPTAFVVVILVSGAAMGAYGTGVDTSFDEEDFLPPEEEAWYVDHIPEPFAPGEYTFTQTINILEDRFDANQDETVTIFVEGPFEEEHALEALDRANDDPPSSLAVAPGGEADEQSIITVIQSYAAQDEEFAELVDRNDRSGNGVPDRNLDRIYDELFASPAGPEAEQYLTDDRRGAQIEYVIDTEATQEDAAEDGTAFAEDFHYSATATGQIVIFDAITGMIFESAIDGLILALVLSAVFLVVIYAILERRPLLGIVNLFPIAIAVAFLIGTMRLLGMPLNALTATILAISIGLGIAYTVHTTARFIDEYNANGDPVGALTTTLSGTGGALTGSMLTTSLGTGALALAITPVLGDFGMLMALSVFYSFVASIVALPPALLLWASFDSAEGGLREQIFAR; translated from the coding sequence ATGACGGACCTCAGTGAGCGAATCGAGCGGGCGACCGAGCGTCTCAACGAGACGATCGTCTCCCGTCCGAAGACAGTCGTGATGGTCTTTCTGGTGCTGACAGCCGTGTTTGCAGCCGGAATACCACTTATCGAGACCGAGACCGATGCGACCGACGCGTTCACAGAGGACTTAGCAGAACAACAAGCCTACGACGCGATCGAAGAGGAGTTCACTGGCCCGTTTACGACCGACGGTGAGAGCACACAACTCATTCACACGAGTTCGGACGTGCTCACCCGCGAAGAGTTACTTGCCAGCGTCACCGTTCTCGAGGCAATAGACGACCAGTCCGACCTCCGCATGGAGTCTGCAAGCGGACCTGGTCCGACCGTCGCCGAAGCGATCGATGAGGACGCACAAACGCCAACCGAACAGCGCCAGGTCCTCGAGAGCACAACAGACCGAGAGGTCAGAGAGACGGTCCGCGCACTTGGCGAGGAACCGGAATTTGCGGGACTGCTCGCAGACGACTTCAACGAGGGAGAGCCCGCTGCCTCGGCGTCAATTACTGTCGTCTCACACGACGTTCCCGAGGAGTTCGGCGAAGAAGATCTGACCGATATTCAACTCGAGGTCGAGTCAATCGCCGAAGACGAGTCGGCAGACATTGTCGTCTTTGGTGAGGGTGTGATGTTCGATGAGTTCGAGAACGTGATCGTCGACTCGCTCGCGATCGTGATGCCAATCGTCGTCTTGCTCATGTTGGCATTCCTTATCGCAGCCTATCGGGATCCGATCGATCTCAGCCTCGGGCTGTTCTCCCTGTTGTTGACCGTCGTCTGGACGTTCGGATTCCTCGGCTATGCAGGCATTCCGTTCGATCAGCAACTGATCGCCGTCCCCGTCCTGTTGTTAGCAGTCGGCGTCGACTTCGGGATCCACATCATCAACCGCTATCGCGAAGAGACTGTCCAGGGGTATGAACCCCTGACGGCGATGCGAACTGCGAACAACCAGTTGATGATCGCCTTTATCATCGTGACGGTGACATCGGTCTTTGGCTTCGGGGCAAACGTTGTCTCAGATCTCGAGCCGATTCAAAACATGGGAATCGCATCGGGCATCGGGATGGTGTTTACGTTCCTCATCTTCGGCATCCTCTTGCCGTCGATGAAGCTTCTTGTCGATGACCTGCGCGAACGGTATGGCGTCCCGGAGTTCAACTCGACACCAATCGCCTCGGAAGACTCCTCACTTGGAAACATATTGACACTTCCTGTGAAAGCCAGTCAGTACGCGCCAACAGCGTTCGTCGTCGTGATTCTGGTTAGCGGCGCAGCAATGGGTGCCTACGGCACGGGCGTCGACACCTCCTTCGACGAGGAAGACTTCCTCCCACCTGAAGAGGAGGCGTGGTACGTCGACCACATCCCCGAACCGTTCGCCCCCGGGGAGTACACCTTCACGCAGACGATCAACATCCTCGAGGATCGTTTCGACGCCAACCAGGATGAGACCGTAACGATATTCGTCGAAGGGCCGTTCGAGGAGGAACACGCTCTCGAGGCCCTTGATCGGGCGAACGACGATCCACCGAGTAGCTTGGCCGTTGCCCCGGGTGGCGAAGCCGACGAGCAGAGTATCATTACGGTGATCCAGTCGTACGCAGCCCAAGACGAGGAGTTCGCCGAACTCGTCGATCGCAATGACCGCAGCGGGAACGGGGTTCCGGATCGCAATCTCGACCGGATCTATGACGAACTGTTCGCATCGCCGGCCGGTCCCGAGGCCGAACAATACCTCACGGACGACCGTCGTGGCGCACAGATCGAGTACGTCATAGACACCGAAGCAACCCAAGAGGACGCCGCTGAGGACGGCACGGCCTTCGCTGAGGACTTCCACTACTCGGCGACGGCGACCGGCCAGATCGTCATCTTCGACGCGATTACGGGGATGATCTTCGAATCCGCGATTGATGGACTTATCCTCGCGCTCGTGCTCTCTGCTGTCTTCCTCGTCGTCATCTACGCGATTCTCGAGCGCCGACCGTTGCTCGGCATCGTCAACCTGTTCCCGATTGCGATTGCAGTCGCGTTCCTTATCGGGACAATGAGACTGCTCGGCATGCCGTTGAACGCGTTGACAGCAACCATCCTCGCGATTTCGATCGGCCTCGGAATCGCATACACCGTCCACACCACCGCGCGGTTCATCGACGAGTACAACGCCAACGGCGACCCAGTCGGAGCACTCACCACGACGCTGTCGGGAACCGGCGGCGCACTCACTGGCAGCATGCTCACGACATCGCTCGGGACAGGTGCGCTCGCGCTCGCGATCACGCCCGTTCTCGGGGACTTCGGGATGCTGATGGCGCTGAGCGTGTTCTACTCGTTCGTCGCGTCCATCGTGGCACTCCCGCCCGCACTCTTGCTGTGGGCATCGTTCGACAGCGCCGAGGGTGGACTGCGAGAACAGATCTTCGCACGCTAA